The following nucleotide sequence is from Streptomyces caniferus.
GCCCGACCCGCCCGGTCCATCCGGCGCTCGTAGTCCTCATGCGTCATCGAAGTCACCATGCCGGTGAACTTACGCCGGTACGCGCCTTCCGGCCCGTCAAAACCCCTCTCCTGCTGGCCCCTTCACCCCTCCAGTTCACCCGGCCCGTGGGCCGGCCCGCCCCTTCAGGGCCGCTGCAGCACCTCGATGGCCAGCGCCGGGCAGCGGGCCGCAGCGTCCTCCACCGAGGAGTGCAGCGCGTCCGGCGGCGCGGCGTCGAGGAGGACGACGACGCCGTCGTCCTCCCGCTGGTCGAAGACCTCCGCGGCGGCCAGCACACACTGACCGGCGCCGACACACTTGTCCTCGTCGACGATGACCTTCATCGGTGTTCCCTTCTCCTGTGGATGCGGTGTCGAGTGGCAGCCGGGGCGCCGGCTACCAGGTCACGGGCAGCTCGTGGACGCCGTAGATGAGCATGTCGTCGCGCATCGGCACCTCCTGCGCCGGTACGGCCAGCCGCAGGCCGGGGAACCGGTCGATCAGGGCGGACAGCGCGGCCTTCATCTCCACCCGGGCGAGCTGCTGGCCGATGCACTGGTGGATGCCGTGCCCGAAAGCCAGGTGCGAGCTGTACGGCCTGCGCACGTCCAGTTGGTCGGGGTCGCCGGAGAACTGCGTGGCGTCACGGTTCCCCGACGTCAGGGAGGCGAGCACGGGGGCCCCGGCCTCGATCCGGTGACCGCCCAGCTCCACGTCCTCCAGCGCCACCCGCCGCAGGCCGAACTGAATGATCGTCAAGTAGCGGAGGAGTTCCTCGACGGCGTTGTCCATCAGCGAGGGGTCCGCGCGCAGCGCCGCCAGCTGGCCGGGGTTGCCCAGCAGGCACATGGTGCCCAGCGCGATCATGTTCGCCGTCGTCTCGTGCCCAGCGAGCAGCAACAACGCCCCGACACCGGCCACTTCCTCGTCGGTGAGCCGGCCGTCGCGCACCAGGCCGCCGAGGATGTCGTCGGTGGGAGCGACGCGCTTGGCGACGGTCAGTTCGTGGATGTGCCGGCTCATCGCCAGGTGGGCCTGCTGCACCTCCTCGTGGGTCGCGTCGAGCCGGAGCACGGTGCTCGAATTCCGCTGGAAGTCCGCGCGGTCGGCGTACGGCACCCCGAGCAGCTCGCAGATCACCAGGGAGGGAATGGGCAGGGCGAAGTCCTGGACGAGGTCGACCGGCCCCCCGGCGGACGCCATCGCGTCCAGCTGCCCGGCGACGATCCGCTCCACGGCCGGGATCAGCTGCCGCATCCGGCGGACCGTGAACTGCCCGGTGAGCAGCCGGCGGATCCGGGTGTGCTCCGGGGGGTCCATGAAGATGAACATCCCCGGCGCAGGCGGCGGCAGCGGGGTGTCGGCGGGCACGGGGGCACCGGTCCGCGCCGCCCTTCGGTTCGCACCGAACCGTGGGTCGGCGAGTACCGCCCGGACGTCCTCGTGCCGGGTGACCAGCCAGCCGTTCGTACCGTCGGGGAAGGTCACCGGGGTGACCGGGGCCTGTTCGCGCAGCGTCCGGTACTCCTCCGGCGGGTCGAACGGGCAGGTGCGCACGGTGGGCTGGGGCGTTGCGGCGGGCCGGGGCCCGGTGGTGGTGGGCCGGGTGTCGGTCATCGAACGGTCCTTTCCAAAGAGGGTGACGGATCGGCGCTCGCTTCGGCCGGCACCGGGGTGGAGGCGTCGCAACGGTGCGCCCCGACGGCGCGCCGGTAGACGCGCCAGCCCAGCAGTGCGCCGAGCGTGAAGACGAGCGGCCCGAAGACATCGACCGAGCCGAGGGCAACGGCCCGGCCGGACAGGAACAACGGGATCTGGACGGACAGCATCAGGACGTTGCCCGTGAAGGGCACCAGGCTGCCCCTGGCGAAGGCCCGGCGGCGCACCGCGCAGCGGCGCCATGCGGTCCGCTCTCCCGTGAACAGCCCCACCATCAGCCCCAGCGGGGGCCATCCGAGGAGGATCAGCACCGGCACCGCCACGGCCATCGCGCAATGCAGCACCAGGTGCGGGAGGAAGAACGTGGTCGCGTCTCCGGTGCATGCGGCCAGCACGCCCTGGACACAGACGAAGCCGAGGACTCCCAGCGCACGCCATACCGACTCTTTGCGCACCAGCCGGCGGACGAAGACCCCGGCCCCGGCGGCGAAGGCGAGCGTCAGGGCGACGGCGAGCCGGTGCGTCAGGGCGAAGGTCAGGGTGAATCCGAAGACGGGCGCGAGGTCGAGCACGGTGCCGCGCAGCCGGCTGCGTACGGCGGCCGGGACGGCCTCCGCCTCGCCGGCTTTCTGAGGTGCGACAGGGTCCACGGGATCTCCAGGCTTCTCGAGGGTCGGCGCTCGGTCCGTTGTCGTGGCTCCAGAGAAACCGGCCCTGCTGACCCGTCCCGGTCGGGAACCTGACCGTTGCCTGACGGCCTGCGCGGCCCCGGGGAACGTCTGCCGTCGCGGGGGAACCGCCGTCCGGGGCGGCTCGTTGTCGTCGCAGACTCCATGACCCGATTGGTGCCTGCCATGCCCTCCGCCTCGCCGACGAGCGGCGCACCGTTGCCCCGGGGAACCGGGCAACGGCTGCTCGTCGTGGATGACGATCCGCCGACCGCGGAGCTGTTGGAGACCACCCTGGGCCTCGCGGGCTACTCGGTGGCGACGGCGGGCGGCGGCGCCGAGGCCCTGCGCGCGTACGAGACGCGGCCCCCGGATCTGCTGGTGCTGGACGTCATGCTGCCCGACACGGACGGCTTCACCGTGTGCCGGCGGCTCTTCGACAAGGGGGCGCGGCTGCCGGTGCTGTTCCTGACCGCGCGGGACTCCGTCGAGGACCGGGTGACGGGTTTCGCGATGGGCGCGGACGACTACCTCACCAAGCCCTTCAGCCTCCCCGAGCTGCTGGCCAGGGTGCACGCCCTGTTGCGGCGGGCCGGCCGGTACGCACAGGAGAGCCCGGTGCTGCGGTTCGCCGACCTGACCGTGGACGAGGGCAGCCGGCGGGTGCGTCGCGGGGACCGGCTGATCGCGCTGTCGCCGACCGAGTACACCCTGCTGCGCTACCTGCTGCTCCACGCCGACCAGGTGATGTCGAAGGAACAGATCATGGACCATGTGTGGCAGCACCGCTTCGGCGCGGGCGTCGTCGAGAAGCTGGTGTCCCGGCTGCGGGCCAAGGTGGACGCCCAGGCCCCCGCCCTGATCCATACGATGCGCGGTTTCGGCTACAGCCTGCGGCTCCCCGGCGGCGGCTGAGATGGCCGGCACCTGGCGCGGCTCCCTGCAGGCCCGGCTGATGGCCGGGGTCGTACTGCTGGCGGCCGGCGGCATGGTGGCCGTCAACGCGGTGTCGCTGATCGGGCTGCGCCTCAACCTCGCCGACGCCGCCGATGCCACGCTCGCCAAGGCCCGCGCCACCGTGCAGCACCGGGTGCGCGGCCACACCGCCCCGGTCGACGAGGCCGCCCTCAACTCCCTGATTCCCGACGGTTTCTACGTCGCGCTGATCGACGACCGCGGCCGGGTGATCGCCCGGACGCAGTCACGGGACCTCGACGGACAGCTCCGCCCCCGCCCCGACCTGCCGACGCCCGTCCCCGACGGGTTCGCCGACCGGCCCCTCACCCTGACGGCGAAGGGCACGCCCGTCCCGCGCTACCGCACCCTGGGCTTCCGTCTCGTCCGGCCCGCCACGGTGCGGTCGGCGCCCGGCGCACCGCCCCGGCCGGTCAGCAGGGTCGTGGTCGCCAAGAGCCTCCAGCCGGCGGACGACGTCGTGTACTGGCTGATCGGCGCCGATGCCGCCGCCACGCTGGCCGCGCTCGGGGGCATCGTGCTCCTCAGCCGCGTCGTACTCTGGGTGGGCCTGCGACCGTTGCGCGACATGGCCGCCACCGCGACGGCCGTCGCCGACGGCGACATCGACCAGCGCATCGAGGTCGCCCACCGCCACTCCGAGGTGGGCGAGGTCGCCACCGCCCTCAACCGCGCGTTCGACGAGCGGCAACGGTCCGAGGAACAGCTGCGGCAGTTCGTGGCCAACGCCTCGCACGAGCTGCGCACCCCGCTGACCACGATCCGCGGCTGGGCCCAACTGCATCTGCACGGCCTGGCCCAGGACCCCGCGCTCATCGAGCGGGCGATGCTGCGCATCGAGGGCGAGGCGGCCCGTATGCACGCCACGGTCGAAGAACTGCTGCTGCTCGCCCGCCTCGACCAGGGCCGCCCGCTCGCCGACGCACCGGTGAACGTCGGCGCGCTCGCCGACGATGCCGTCACCGATGCCCGCGTCCGCGACCCCGACAGGCCGGTCACCGTCGACGTGCCGGACGAGATCTTCGCCCGCGGCGACGAGGACCGGCTCCGGCAGGTGCTGCAGAACCTCCTGAGCAACGCACTGCGCCACACCCCGCCGGGCACGCCGGTCTCCGTGGCGGCCCGTGCGCTGCCCGGCGACACCGTGGAGCTGACGGTCTCCGACGAGGGCCCCGGCATGGCCCCCGACACCGCGGACCGCATCTTCGAACGCTTCTACCGCGGCGCGGAGTCCCGCGCTCCGGCCACCGGCGGCACGGGCCTCGGCCTGAGCATCGTCAAGTCGATCGCCGAGGCCCACGGCGGCACGGTGACCGTCCGCACCGCGCCGGGCGAGGGCAGCACCTTCACCGTCACCCTGCCTGCGCCACGGTCCCTGCCCGCATCACGGTCCCTGCCCGCGCCTCGATGACGGCCGGGCGGCCCCCGCCGTCGGGCACGTCAGGCGGACGGCCCGGCGCCGCGCGCACCCTTCCCGTCCTGCCCCTCCCCTTGGGCCGCCCGGTCGGCTCCGTCGTCGACGTACCGCTGGAGTACGTCGCAGGTGTGCTGGAACTCGTCCATCAGCCGGGTGGACTCGACGACCAGGACCCCGTACGGGAGCGCCGGGTCGGCGAGCGGCAGCTCGGCCTGCTCGGCCTCCCCGGTCACCCGGCGGCACCGTTCCTGCGCGGTGTCCGCCAGCCGGCACAACTGCCGGGCCTGGTCGTGGAGGTGGTCCTCGTCGAGCGTGCCGAGGACCTGCGTGATGTCGCAGACGGCCTCCAGGAAGTCGGCGTAGCGCCCGAGGAAGGCCCGGCCGGAGCGGTCCCCCTCGTCCTCCTGCCAGGTGTCGAGACTCCGGGTGAGCGAGGCCATCTGGTACAGCACCCGTTCCAGCGCCTCCAGCACCGCGTCGTACCCCTGGAAGGTGGTGTG
It contains:
- a CDS encoding ferredoxin; the protein is MKVIVDEDKCVGAGQCVLAAAEVFDQREDDGVVVLLDAAPPDALHSSVEDAAARCPALAIEVLQRP
- a CDS encoding cytochrome P450; this translates as MTDTRPTTTGPRPAATPQPTVRTCPFDPPEEYRTLREQAPVTPVTFPDGTNGWLVTRHEDVRAVLADPRFGANRRAARTGAPVPADTPLPPPAPGMFIFMDPPEHTRIRRLLTGQFTVRRMRQLIPAVERIVAGQLDAMASAGGPVDLVQDFALPIPSLVICELLGVPYADRADFQRNSSTVLRLDATHEEVQQAHLAMSRHIHELTVAKRVAPTDDILGGLVRDGRLTDEEVAGVGALLLLAGHETTANMIALGTMCLLGNPGQLAALRADPSLMDNAVEELLRYLTIIQFGLRRVALEDVELGGHRIEAGAPVLASLTSGNRDATQFSGDPDQLDVRRPYSSHLAFGHGIHQCIGQQLARVEMKAALSALIDRFPGLRLAVPAQEVPMRDDMLIYGVHELPVTW
- a CDS encoding DUF3159 domain-containing protein yields the protein MDPVAPQKAGEAEAVPAAVRSRLRGTVLDLAPVFGFTLTFALTHRLAVALTLAFAAGAGVFVRRLVRKESVWRALGVLGFVCVQGVLAACTGDATTFFLPHLVLHCAMAVAVPVLILLGWPPLGLMVGLFTGERTAWRRCAVRRRAFARGSLVPFTGNVLMLSVQIPLFLSGRAVALGSVDVFGPLVFTLGALLGWRVYRRAVGAHRCDASTPVPAEASADPSPSLERTVR
- a CDS encoding response regulator transcription factor, translated to MDDDPPTAELLETTLGLAGYSVATAGGGAEALRAYETRPPDLLVLDVMLPDTDGFTVCRRLFDKGARLPVLFLTARDSVEDRVTGFAMGADDYLTKPFSLPELLARVHALLRRAGRYAQESPVLRFADLTVDEGSRRVRRGDRLIALSPTEYTLLRYLLLHADQVMSKEQIMDHVWQHRFGAGVVEKLVSRLRAKVDAQAPALIHTMRGFGYSLRLPGGG
- a CDS encoding sensor histidine kinase, with product MAGTWRGSLQARLMAGVVLLAAGGMVAVNAVSLIGLRLNLADAADATLAKARATVQHRVRGHTAPVDEAALNSLIPDGFYVALIDDRGRVIARTQSRDLDGQLRPRPDLPTPVPDGFADRPLTLTAKGTPVPRYRTLGFRLVRPATVRSAPGAPPRPVSRVVVAKSLQPADDVVYWLIGADAAATLAALGGIVLLSRVVLWVGLRPLRDMAATATAVADGDIDQRIEVAHRHSEVGEVATALNRAFDERQRSEEQLRQFVANASHELRTPLTTIRGWAQLHLHGLAQDPALIERAMLRIEGEAARMHATVEELLLLARLDQGRPLADAPVNVGALADDAVTDARVRDPDRPVTVDVPDEIFARGDEDRLRQVLQNLLSNALRHTPPGTPVSVAARALPGDTVELTVSDEGPGMAPDTADRIFERFYRGAESRAPATGGTGLGLSIVKSIAEAHGGTVTVRTAPGEGSTFTVTLPAPRSLPASRSLPAPR